The Spinacia oleracea cultivar Varoflay chromosome 2, BTI_SOV_V1, whole genome shotgun sequence DNA segment GATCCTTCAGCATCAAAGGGGTTAAATGATTTGGCTTGCTGAGGAAATGTAGGCTGCGGAAATGTTGGTTGTGGAAATGTTGGCATTGACTGCAAAATGCACATaacaaattagcatattttatgcacatggaaaaaaaaaattgattagtAAACATTTCAAAGGAGTTCAGATATATGGCATGATTCACTGACATACCATTGCAGGGTTGTACTGCATCGGAAATTGCATGCCAGGATACATACCACCGGCACCAGGTCGCCAAACAGGAGCTTGATAAGGCGCATACGAGTATGTAGCAGTGAAGAGATTCTGCATAGTTTTCAAGAAAGCATTGTGATATAATCTGTCTACTGAGCATTAAATGGACGGCAAAAGCAAGAACATCAAAATACCGCAGGAATCTCTTGTCTGTCACTGGATATTACTTCAACTGTTGGTGACGGAAGGGTTGCAACGGCTTGTGATGGTTGTGCAACAGAATTGCCTGCCACACCCTGCGTAATTAAGGCATGCGTCAAAAACATGACCTCAGCATTTTTACAGTGAGAAGGTTAGAAATTATATTTAATGTTACTCACCTGACTGCTAGAACCACTAGGAAAAGCTGAAGCCAACTGTTGAGCAGCAGGCTGACTACCAGCAAAATGGGAGGAAACCTGTTGCTGATGCTGTATTCCATACTGCTGATAAGTACCACCATTTGCCGGCAACATCGGCGGCAGGCTAGAAGCAACCACAGCACCTCCAGATGGGGAAGATGACAAAGCGGTCAATGGTGAGGATGCAGGAGCAGAGCCAGGAAATGCAGATGTTAATGTACTACCCACAGAAGCAAATAGCAAATCACCACTTGTTGATGATGGGAACATGCCATTTGAAGGCATAGAAGCAGCATCGCTGCCAATTGATCCAGATGAATGGCCAGGAACTGGAACTGACAACCCTAGTACAGATTCCAGTGGATTCATACTTTGAGGTGCTTGAGACACCATACCTACCGGAGCACTGTCAAAAAAAGCCCAATTGTCATCACTTTGAGTACTTGTTGACTGGACAACTGATTGACCAGCAGTTGGTTGCTGAGCTTGTGGTAAACCAGCAGTCACAGGGGGTTCTGGTTCAGCATCAAAATCTATCAATGATGTTTCCCTTTTAGTCTCCATAGGATTTCCATTGCTGGATGCCAAACTACTAGAAGAGGCTGTTCTCTGCAAAACAGATTTTAAAAGGTGTTCAGAATATGTTGGCTGGAGCAACAGAAACGAATTTGGGTACTCATAGAATATGGCATGTAAAAGATGAAAGTGCGCGTCTAGTGACGTAGGCACCATAAAACATCCTTGAAATATACGGGTATTTGTTTAGACATCAAGATTCAATACCTATGTCAAAATGAAGTAGATTATAACGTTGTAAGAAAGAAACAAGGTAGGAAGATAATTGTGTTTAACCCAAACAATGTCCTCAACCATatgaaactaattttttttgtgtgtgtgaaaCTCATTAAGACATAAACAATACGCTCCCAGCCTCTCAATAAGGTAACAGAGTATAGagaactatcaacaaacgagaACACAAACTTTAAATAGTTCAAAGACATGAGCTTAATTCCATTGTATCATCACCTGGGTAATTTTAGAGCCATCAGCAACCCTGCCGCTATTGGCTCTTGGAGGCTCACTAATGCGAAGAGGTACGACATTCTCCCCCAGTATCTCCCCAACAGGCCGCACAGCAGGAAGGCTGGGCACACTTGAATCCTTTTGGCTATCTGGCGACCCAATTTCAGGTTTACTTTCCCCATCAGAACTATGACGGTCATCAGATTTCCTCCCATTGGAAAACCTATCTTCCCGTCGCCAATTATTGACAATCCCAGAACGGACAGGACTTCTCCCATAGTCACTGTGCCTCTGGTTATCTTGATCGTATCCTGGACTTCTTCTCGCATCATAACCAGGGCTTGACCTGTCATTATAACGACGTTCATATCTGTCATCGTATGGTGGACTTCGAGAGCCACTTTGAGATGCATCTGATTTCCTATTTTCATTAGCTTCTTCTTTGTCACCCTAAGAAATATACAAAACAAGTTTTAGACATAGGAAATACCCCTCCATAAGTAAAAAAAACAACACATTgcagaaattaatattttacttGTATTCTAAGACACAACACATGACCTAATCCAatctttttagttttttactCAGTATCTTCAAACAACACCAAACTAATGCAAATCTCACCAGCAAGACGCCAAAACATCAAGATAGACAAAGTCCTAGTCCTACCCGGTCAACCAAACTGAACAAATATGCTCGACAACATTTCAGAGCATCTAACCAGTTTTCCACGTGGAGGTCTGT contains these protein-coding regions:
- the LOC110792915 gene encoding probable ADP-ribosylation factor GTPase-activating protein AGD14 — its product is MASRKEDEKNEKIIRGLLKQPGNRKCINCNTMGPQYVCITFSTFVCTTCGGIHREFSHRVKSVSMAKFTPQEIASLQAGGNERAKEIHFRDWDSQREPVPDSNNVYKLRDFIKHVYVDRRYSGEKGSDRPPRGKLGDKEEANENRKSDASQSGSRSPPYDDRYERRYNDRSSPGYDARRSPGYDQDNQRHSDYGRSPVRSGIVNNWRREDRFSNGRKSDDRHSSDGESKPEIGSPDSQKDSSVPSLPAVRPVGEILGENVVPLRISEPPRANSGRVADGSKITQRTASSSSLASSNGNPMETKRETSLIDFDAEPEPPVTAGLPQAQQPTAGQSVVQSTSTQSDDNWAFFDSAPVGMVSQAPQSMNPLESVLGLSVPVPGHSSGSIGSDAASMPSNGMFPSSTSGDLLFASVGSTLTSAFPGSAPASSPLTALSSSPSGGAVVASSLPPMLPANGGTYQQYGIQHQQQVSSHFAGSQPAAQQLASAFPSGSSSQGVAGNSVAQPSQAVATLPSPTVEVISSDRQEIPANLFTATYSYAPYQAPVWRPGAGGMYPGMQFPMQYNPAMSMPTFPQPTFPQPTFPQQAKSFNPFDAEGSSGQPAAFPSMSSLNAALPNAAAPGDVAHPSNLGTASPFGSAMPGGNLIPPQMSTVPPVAPSFGSAIAGGSYMGQQLPTNMASHRPQGFGSFGNERPAFGPMNPAAAMPNPSLGGNPFG